From the genome of Pseudomonas migulae:
GCGACGACACCACGGTGTCATCGACCAGGGCGCTGGTGGTTTTCAGTTGCTGCTTGGCATTGGCCAGGGCGTTTTGCGCCGAGGTCAGGTCGTCACGAGCGTGGGACAGCTCTTCTTGGGAAATCGCCCCGCCAGCGGCCAGGTTTTTCCGGCGATTGAAGTTGTCCTGGGCCTTTTGCACTTCCGCCTGCTGGGCGTTGACCTGGGCTTTCATGCCGTCGACGTTGCTGTACAAACCGCGCACCTGGCGCACGGTGCGGGCCAGGTTGGCCTGGGCACTTTGCAGACCGACCTGGGCGTCGTTCGGGTCGAAGTTGATCAGCACCTGGCCTTCATGGACCAGGTCGCCATCGTCGGCGCCAATGCTGACCACGGTGCCGGTGACCAGCGGGGTGATTTCCACCACGTTGCCGTTCACATAGGCATCGTCGGTGCTTTCGTTCCAGCGCCCGTAGAACTCGTGATAACCCCAGACGCCGATACCGGCGAGGATCACCACGATCGCGAGGATCACCAGCATGACTTTGCGTTTGCGCGGATTGCTGGTGCCTGGTGCGTTGTCAGTTGAAGCAGGAGTTGTATCGGCAGTGGCCATGACAATTACCTTGAATTAGTTGTGCTGCGTGGCTGGGGTTGCGTTGGCCGCGGTCAGGGTTTCGCCCTGAAAACCGCCGCCCAGCGCTTGCATCAGTTGGATCGACAGGTCGATCTGCTCGGCATTCAGGTTGGCCAGCTGACGCTGGGCCTGGAGCAATTGCTGCTCGATGCTGAGCACGTCCAGGTAGTTTCCGATGCCGGAACCGTAACGCTGGACCACGGTGTTGTAAGAATCCTGGGCAATGTCGGTGGCGTGCTGTTGAGCGCCGATCTGCCGGCCGATATCGCGCAACTGGTTGATCGTGTCGCTGACATCACCCAGCGCTCTCACCAGGTTTTTGTTGTACTGCGCCACCGCGAGGTCGTAATCGGCGTCGCGAGCATCGAGGTCGGCGCGCAGGCGGCCACCGTCGAAAATCGGCACCGAGATCGTCGGCGCGATGTTGAAGAAACGACTGGCCGATCCGAACATCGCGTCACCCAGCAACGATTCGGCACCGGCGGCGGCGCTCAGGTTGAGGTTGGGATAGAACCGGGTTTTGCCGGCGTCGATGTTCTTGCTCGCGGCTTCTACGCGCCAACGTGCGGCGACCAGATCCGGGCGCCGACCGAGCAACTCGGCGGGCAGGACCGATGGCAATGCGACGGCGCTGGCCTGCAGAATCTTCGGCCGGGCGATGTCGTTGCCCCGATCCGGGCCTTTGCCGAGCAATACCGCCAAGGCGATTTTCGCGCTTTGCAGGCGTTTTTCGGCGTCGATCAGGCTGGCTTCGGAGGTAGCTTCAAGGCTTTCGGTTTGCTGGAACTGGTACTGACTGTCGATCCCGGAACTCAGGCGCCGTTGGCTCAGGTCGAGCATTTGTTTGGTGCGCTTGAGATCTTCCTGTGCCAGGTCATGGACGATATGCGCCTGCCCCAGATCGCTATAAGCGCGGGCAACGTCGGCGGCCAAGGTCAGTTGCGCGGCCTGCTGATCGACTTCGGCCGCGCGGGCCTGGCCCAACGCCGCTTCCCAGGCGTCACGCTGACCGCCCCAGAGGTCGAAGTTGTAATTGAAACTGGCGCCGATGTTACGCACGGTGGAGTACGCATCGCCCTCGCCTCGCGGGTCTTGATCCCGGGCCAGACGCGAACGGCTGACGCCGGCGCTGGCATCGAGGGTCGGCATGCGCGCAGCATCGGCGGCGTACGCGGCGGCGCTGGCCTGATGGGCGCGAGCGTCGGCGATCTGCATGTCCGGGCTGTCGTGCAGGGCTTCGCGAATCAGACCGTCAAGCTGTGGGTCGCCGAGGCTTTTCCACCAGTCGCTTTTCGGCCAGGCCGCCGGCGACAGGGTCACGCCGCTGAGGGATTGCCCGGCCTTGAGGGTTTTCGCATCGAGGCTTTTGCCTTCGGTGGTCAGGCCGCTGTAGCTGGCGCAACCGGCCAGGGTCATGGCCGCGAGCACCAGGCTCAGGCCGGCGCGCAAGGTTTTGCTGCTCATTTGTCACCTACCCGCAGCAGCGTGATCGAGTCACCGGCTGCCACCAAAATTTTCTTCAGGATCTGTTCCAGGGTTTTCAACTCTTCCGGGGTGATCGCGCCGGCCAGTTCGTTCATGGCGTCGGCGCCGATTTCCGGCAGGCGGTCGGTCAACCGTTGGCCTTGCTCAGTTAACACAAGCTGCACCTGACGGCGATCTGCCTCGGAACGCTGGCGGGCGAGGAAACCTTTCTGTTCCAGACGATCGAGCATGCGGGTCATCGAACCACTGTCGAGCGACAGGTGGCGGCACAGCTCGGCCGGGGTATCAACGCCGAACTGAGCCATGATGATCAGCACTTTGAACTGCGCGGCGGTGATGCCATGGGGTTCCATGTGCGTGTCGATGATCCGGTCTTTGAGCAGCGCAGCGCGCCCGAGCAAGAGGCCGAGATGGCAGGTGTGGAATTCGTCCGGGGTGAAATGCTTCATCTGACCACCAATTAGCTGCCTAGGCAGAGAATGTATGTCGAGATGTTACTGCCTAGGCAGCGAATGTCAACGTAATAGTTAGGTTGCTTTGTATTTAGCGGATAAATGGCGACCCACAAATCCTGTGGCGAGGGGGTTCACCCCCGTTCGGCTGCGCAGCAGTCGTCACTTTTAGATGTGCAGGGTTTCAGAAGGAATGGAGTTGCAGCTGAGGGGGCCGCTGCGCGGCCCAACGGGGCGATGCGGCGCTCCGACAAGCCCCCTCGCCACAGGTCTAGAAATCCCGCTTGTAGAAGATATCCAGCGAACTGGCCACGCCGCCCGCCGCTTCGAGGTACACCTTCTTGCTCAGCTTGTAGCGCAAGGCAATGGTGTTGGCCGGCTCGAATACCCCAACGCCATACCGCAAACTGAGCTTCTCGGAGATGTTGCCGCTGGCCACCACGCTCGTCGTGTTGCCGCTGCCTTCGGTATCCAGCTGGAAATCCTGAATCCCCAGATCGCTGGCCAGTTTGCCGGTCATCCCGGAACTGCCCATCAACCCCAGGCCGAGTGCGGCCTGGGCCAGCATGTTGTTGTCTTCACCGGTGGTGCTCAGCGGACGGCCGAGCACCAGATAGGACAAGGCCTGTTCCTGACTCATCGCCGGCTCGGAGAAAATCTGCGTGGTCGGCTGCTCGGCGCTGCCACTCAGGCGAATACCGGCGATGACGTCGTCGGTCTGGCGAATCGCTTCGATGTCGAGATAGGGCTGATCGATCGGGCCAGCAAACAGCAAGCGCGCCCGGCGCACCGTCAACCGCTGGCCATAGGCGCGATAACGCCCGTCGTTGAGCCACAGCTCGCCACGCGTGTCCATGTTGTCGCCGATGTGCACGTGCCCTTGCAGATTGGCGGTCAAGCCAAACCCGGCGAAGCTCAGTTTGTCCTCGCCGACCACCACATCGATGTCCATTTTCATTGCCAGCGGCGGTTTGCCCTCTTCGGTCTGTTGACCGATGATCACCGTGTCATCGGACACCTTGACCGTCGACGGCGGCAACTCGCGCACGGTGATGTCCCCCCGCGACACCAGCACTTTGCCGGCGATGGCCAACTCGTCGCCCTTCATTGAGATCTTCAGGTCTGGCGCCACTTCCAGCTTGGCATAAGGCTCGACAGTAACCGGCAATTGCGTGCCCTTGAGCGCCAGATCCACCACCAGCGCCTGACCCCAGGCGATATTGCCGTTCAGACTGCCCTGCCCGTTCTTGCCGCTTTTCCAGCCGCCATTCAATTGCACGGTTTCACCGGCGATCACGGCTTGAAGCTGCAAGGCTTCCA
Proteins encoded in this window:
- a CDS encoding efflux transporter outer membrane subunit, with product MSSKTLRAGLSLVLAAMTLAGCASYSGLTTEGKSLDAKTLKAGQSLSGVTLSPAAWPKSDWWKSLGDPQLDGLIREALHDSPDMQIADARAHQASAAAYAADAARMPTLDASAGVSRSRLARDQDPRGEGDAYSTVRNIGASFNYNFDLWGGQRDAWEAALGQARAAEVDQQAAQLTLAADVARAYSDLGQAHIVHDLAQEDLKRTKQMLDLSQRRLSSGIDSQYQFQQTESLEATSEASLIDAEKRLQSAKIALAVLLGKGPDRGNDIARPKILQASAVALPSVLPAELLGRRPDLVAARWRVEAASKNIDAGKTRFYPNLNLSAAAGAESLLGDAMFGSASRFFNIAPTISVPIFDGGRLRADLDARDADYDLAVAQYNKNLVRALGDVSDTINQLRDIGRQIGAQQHATDIAQDSYNTVVQRYGSGIGNYLDVLSIEQQLLQAQRQLANLNAEQIDLSIQLMQALGGGFQGETLTAANATPATQHN
- a CDS encoding MarR family winged helix-turn-helix transcriptional regulator: MKHFTPDEFHTCHLGLLLGRAALLKDRIIDTHMEPHGITAAQFKVLIIMAQFGVDTPAELCRHLSLDSGSMTRMLDRLEQKGFLARQRSEADRRQVQLVLTEQGQRLTDRLPEIGADAMNELAGAITPEELKTLEQILKKILVAAGDSITLLRVGDK